In one Pseudarthrobacter oxydans genomic region, the following are encoded:
- a CDS encoding LacI family DNA-binding transcriptional regulator produces MAGVVGQQDAEARPPRSSSPRKPNITDVARIAGVSYGTVSRVLNSAPDVNAATRERVLQIIKDIGYRRNRAATTLVTSRSTSIGILTDGSPRFGPVGTLMALENTARKKGYSTTVVTVEVPYEDSVQKALDTLDDIGVDGIIVIAPMVSMASAVWSASVRVPVEMIAAGASSTPNVFTYSENQELGARLATEHLIELGHTDIAHLAGSMDWFDGRVRKRGWEAALRDAGLLPGLCLEGDWSPKWAYETGLRLVEEGNIPQAIVAASDHTALGVIRAFAEKGVRVPEDVSIVGFDDIEGSDYFLPPLTTVRQDFTSLADASIEVLLGAIDGREVDRTPSPPTLVVRMSSAPAISRPS; encoded by the coding sequence GTGGCAGGAGTAGTGGGGCAACAAGACGCCGAGGCAAGACCGCCCAGGTCATCTTCGCCCCGCAAGCCGAACATTACCGATGTTGCGCGCATCGCCGGCGTCTCCTACGGGACCGTATCGCGGGTCCTTAACAGTGCTCCGGATGTCAATGCTGCAACCCGTGAACGGGTACTGCAAATCATTAAGGACATCGGGTATCGCCGCAACCGCGCAGCCACCACCTTGGTGACCAGCCGATCGACGTCCATTGGGATTCTCACTGACGGCTCGCCGCGCTTCGGACCGGTGGGCACGCTGATGGCCCTCGAAAACACCGCCCGGAAGAAGGGCTACTCCACCACCGTCGTGACAGTCGAGGTGCCTTACGAGGACTCCGTGCAGAAGGCTCTGGACACCCTGGACGACATCGGCGTGGACGGAATCATCGTTATCGCGCCGATGGTGTCAATGGCCTCGGCAGTCTGGAGCGCCTCGGTCCGGGTTCCAGTCGAGATGATCGCCGCGGGGGCCTCATCGACACCAAACGTCTTCACATACTCCGAAAACCAGGAGCTGGGGGCGCGCCTGGCGACCGAACATCTTATCGAACTGGGTCACACCGACATCGCCCATCTGGCAGGCTCCATGGACTGGTTTGATGGGCGGGTCCGCAAGCGGGGGTGGGAGGCGGCTCTGCGAGATGCGGGCCTGCTCCCCGGACTCTGCCTGGAGGGCGACTGGAGCCCGAAATGGGCCTACGAGACAGGCTTGCGACTGGTTGAGGAGGGCAACATTCCCCAAGCTATTGTCGCCGCCAGCGATCACACTGCTTTGGGCGTCATCCGGGCCTTTGCTGAAAAAGGTGTGCGCGTCCCGGAGGACGTCAGCATCGTCGGTTTCGACGACATCGAGGGATCGGACTACTTCCTGCCTCCACTCACAACAGTCCGACAGGATTTCACCTCCCTCGCGGATGCCAGCATCGAGGTTCTCCTGGGCGCAATCGACGGCCGCGAGGTCGACCGTACCCCCAGCCCGCCCACGCTGGTTGTCCGCATGAGCTCCGCCCCTGCCATCAGCCGGCCCAGCTAG
- a CDS encoding VOC family protein, protein MVSRISELVLNCANPELLAGFWNDVLGYVELGREDGAIEIGPPDAGFGGLQPTIILSPSSNPRTGRLPLHIDVNPVDRDQDAELERLLALGARPADVGQAGDEPWHVLADPEGNEFCLLRKRLDA, encoded by the coding sequence ATGGTCTCCCGTATCAGCGAACTGGTCCTCAACTGCGCCAATCCGGAACTCCTGGCAGGGTTCTGGAACGATGTCCTCGGCTATGTCGAGCTCGGCCGGGAGGACGGTGCCATCGAGATCGGCCCGCCGGACGCCGGGTTCGGCGGCCTGCAGCCCACCATCATCCTGAGCCCGAGCAGCAATCCGCGGACCGGTCGCCTCCCCCTGCACATCGACGTCAACCCCGTCGACCGGGACCAGGACGCCGAGCTGGAACGCCTGCTTGCCCTCGGGGCCCGCCCGGCCGACGTCGGGCAGGCAGGCGACGAGCCGTGGCACGTCCTGGCCGACCCTGAAGGCAACGAGTTCTGCCTCCTGCGCAAGCGGCTTGATGCCTGA
- a CDS encoding haloacid dehalogenase type II, with amino-acid sequence MTFQPYRSPSTGCGVRAVLFDTFGTVVDWRTGVARQAAAFAAAHGQDLDAEAFADDWRALYQPAMEAIRTGSREFATLDTLHRENLDQVLRHHGFDPDRLDAGTLEELNTSWHRLPPWPDSVEGLAAVRRSYIVGPLSNGNTSLLLHMARNAGLPWDVIIGSDMTRTYKPLPAAYLRTAEFLDLRPGAVMLVAAHNNDLRAAREAGLATAFIARPTEHGPGQAADLTPESDWDLSASSIPELADRLGA; translated from the coding sequence ATGACGTTCCAGCCATACCGTTCACCGTCAACCGGGTGCGGGGTGCGCGCCGTCCTCTTCGACACCTTCGGCACGGTGGTGGACTGGCGCACCGGCGTCGCCCGGCAAGCGGCCGCCTTCGCCGCGGCACATGGACAGGATCTCGACGCCGAGGCGTTCGCCGATGACTGGCGCGCCCTCTACCAGCCGGCAATGGAGGCGATCCGCACCGGATCCCGCGAATTCGCCACCCTGGACACACTCCACCGCGAAAACCTGGACCAGGTGCTCCGCCATCACGGCTTCGATCCGGACCGGCTGGACGCAGGAACCCTGGAGGAGTTGAACACGTCTTGGCACCGTCTGCCCCCATGGCCGGACAGCGTGGAAGGCCTGGCCGCCGTGCGCCGCAGCTACATCGTGGGTCCCCTCTCCAATGGCAACACCTCGCTGTTACTGCACATGGCCAGAAACGCCGGCCTTCCGTGGGACGTGATCATCGGCTCGGACATGACGCGCACCTACAAGCCGCTGCCCGCGGCCTACCTTCGGACTGCGGAGTTCCTGGACCTCAGACCGGGTGCCGTGATGCTCGTGGCCGCCCACAACAACGACCTGCGTGCTGCCCGGGAGGCCGGTCTGGCGACTGCGTTCATCGCCCGCCCCACCGAACACGGCCCCGGCCAGGCTGCGGATCTGACGCCGGAGAGCGACTGGGACCTTTCGGCGTCGAGCATTCCGGAGCTGGCGGACCGGCTCGGAGCCTGA
- a CDS encoding flavin reductase family protein, with protein sequence MRTDFDPATMSAGDFYRLLTAVVVPRPIAWVSSVSPEGVDNLAPHSFFTVASTNPPIVQFTSVGEKDSLRNITESKEFVVNLAPAALLEEVNATGTNFPPDVSEFDAAGLTREPSLTVAAPRVKESLAVLECRLHSVLPMGDSTLVFGEVTHAAVSDEVLDGSHPRIDLLEPLSRLGLDEWGTQSTVQELKRIRLKDWPGPFRPKA encoded by the coding sequence ATGCGCACTGATTTCGATCCCGCAACCATGTCCGCCGGTGATTTCTACCGGCTGCTCACCGCGGTGGTGGTGCCCCGGCCCATCGCCTGGGTATCGAGCGTCTCGCCGGAGGGCGTTGACAACCTGGCCCCGCACTCGTTCTTCACCGTGGCGTCCACGAATCCGCCCATCGTGCAGTTCACCTCGGTGGGGGAGAAGGATTCGCTCCGCAACATCACCGAGTCCAAAGAATTCGTGGTGAACCTCGCCCCGGCAGCGCTGCTGGAGGAGGTCAACGCCACCGGCACCAATTTTCCGCCCGATGTCAGTGAGTTCGACGCCGCCGGCCTCACCCGGGAGCCGAGCCTCACCGTGGCTGCGCCGCGGGTCAAGGAATCGCTGGCGGTGCTCGAATGCCGCCTCCATTCCGTCCTGCCGATGGGGGATTCCACGCTTGTTTTCGGCGAAGTGACGCACGCAGCGGTGAGTGACGAGGTGCTGGACGGCAGCCACCCTCGGATTGACCTGCTGGAGCCGCTGTCCCGGCTGGGGCTGGACGAGTGGGGCACGCAGAGTACCGTCCAGGAACTCAAACGGATCCGGCTCAAGGACTGGCCGGGGCCGTTCCGCCCGAAGGCCTGA
- a CDS encoding FAD-binding and (Fe-S)-binding domain-containing protein, translating into MTLSTPIPLQPTHAIVAELRTVLEGTADDSSLARAQYTTDASNFRVVPEIVVLPKTRRDVEEAVAIARKHRMPVTVRGGGTSCAGNAIGPGMVLDVSRYMNRILAIDPEAATAVVEPGVLLSDLQDAAAPFGLRFGPDPSTATRCTIGGMIGNNACGPHGLSYGRTADNVVSMTWLTGSGDIVTAGSGTDALEAVPGLAAFVAENMAVLRTEFGRFGRQISGYSLEHLLPEKGHNLAAALTGTEGSCGILLEAELRLVPKAAAPALAVLGYTDMATAADDVPALLPFRPLALEGLDAKLVDVVRRAHGPASVPALPAGGGWLMAELGGATAEEAVESAENLVAASKADAATVLPAGPEATRLWQIRADGAGLAGRTASGEQAWPGWEDSAVPPERLGSYLRGLERLMGEEGLSGLAYGHFGDGCVHVRIDFPLDANGVVMRRFLERAAALAVGHGGSLSGEHGDGRARSELLPTMYSPAALRAMSDFKALFDSEDLFNPGVVVRPSPLDADLRRPQALSLRASDGFAFAHDDGDITKAVHRCVGVGKCRADLRSQGGFMCPSYIATREEKDSTRGRARVLQEMLNGGVVTLGWSSPEVHDALDLCLSCKACASDCPTGIDMAMFKSETLHQTYRGRLRPLSHYTLGRLPQWLRLSAPVAPLVNLAGRLPLLRETIMALMGADSRRSFPQLPRAPFRKTKVGRNRSHGRKGGHKVLLWVDSFSDALAPEVARDAVEVLVAAGCDVEIAGPGACCGLTLISTGQLTAAKAKLRATVDLLLPHTKAGRTVVGLEPSCTATLRSDLVELLAGDPRAAQVSAAVKTVAEFLAGIDWTPPPAAERLLVQPHCHHYAVMGYAADEALLAAMGCDVETSAGCCGLAGNFGMEKGHYDVSENIARRGILAKAESLPDYGIMADGFSCRTQVRDLAGLESRHLVQVIADALRATRIQV; encoded by the coding sequence GTGACCCTGAGTACACCGATCCCGCTACAACCCACGCATGCGATTGTCGCTGAGCTGCGCACCGTGCTCGAGGGAACCGCGGATGACTCCTCGCTGGCCAGGGCACAATACACCACAGATGCCTCCAACTTCCGGGTGGTCCCCGAAATCGTGGTGCTGCCCAAGACCCGCCGGGACGTCGAGGAGGCAGTGGCAATCGCACGGAAACACCGCATGCCCGTTACCGTACGCGGCGGCGGCACGTCCTGCGCCGGGAACGCCATCGGCCCGGGCATGGTCCTGGACGTGTCCCGTTACATGAACCGCATCCTTGCCATCGACCCCGAAGCGGCCACCGCCGTCGTGGAACCCGGAGTGCTGCTCAGTGACCTTCAGGATGCCGCTGCCCCGTTCGGGCTGCGGTTCGGTCCGGACCCTTCGACAGCAACACGCTGCACTATCGGCGGCATGATCGGAAACAACGCCTGCGGACCGCACGGACTCTCCTACGGGCGCACCGCGGACAACGTTGTGTCAATGACCTGGCTGACAGGTTCGGGGGACATTGTCACCGCAGGCTCGGGCACGGACGCCCTGGAGGCCGTGCCCGGGCTGGCCGCCTTCGTGGCGGAAAATATGGCCGTTCTGAGGACCGAATTCGGCCGGTTCGGCCGGCAGATCTCCGGGTACTCGCTGGAGCACCTGCTGCCCGAGAAGGGGCACAATCTCGCGGCTGCCCTGACAGGCACAGAGGGGAGCTGCGGAATACTCCTCGAAGCGGAGCTCAGGCTCGTTCCGAAGGCGGCGGCCCCTGCCTTGGCCGTGCTTGGCTACACGGATATGGCAACCGCCGCCGATGACGTTCCGGCACTGCTGCCGTTCCGCCCGCTGGCACTGGAAGGGCTGGACGCGAAGCTCGTCGACGTCGTGCGCCGGGCGCACGGCCCCGCCAGCGTCCCGGCGCTTCCCGCCGGCGGCGGCTGGCTGATGGCCGAGCTCGGCGGCGCCACCGCAGAAGAAGCCGTTGAGTCCGCCGAGAACCTGGTCGCCGCCTCCAAGGCGGATGCTGCCACGGTGCTGCCCGCCGGCCCTGAAGCCACCCGCCTCTGGCAGATCCGTGCGGACGGGGCGGGACTGGCCGGCCGCACCGCTTCAGGGGAGCAGGCCTGGCCAGGATGGGAAGACTCTGCCGTCCCGCCGGAGAGGCTCGGCAGCTACCTCCGCGGCCTGGAACGGCTGATGGGTGAGGAAGGGCTTTCCGGACTGGCTTACGGCCACTTCGGCGACGGGTGCGTTCACGTCCGCATCGACTTCCCGCTGGACGCCAACGGGGTGGTCATGCGCCGCTTCCTGGAGCGCGCCGCGGCCTTGGCAGTCGGGCACGGGGGATCGCTCTCGGGCGAACACGGCGACGGCAGGGCCCGCTCGGAATTGCTCCCCACCATGTACAGCCCCGCAGCACTTCGGGCAATGAGTGATTTCAAGGCCCTTTTCGATTCGGAAGACCTGTTCAACCCCGGTGTCGTAGTCCGGCCGTCGCCCCTCGACGCTGACCTGCGCCGGCCACAGGCGCTGTCCCTGCGCGCCAGTGACGGATTCGCCTTCGCCCACGACGACGGCGACATCACCAAAGCCGTACACCGCTGCGTGGGGGTCGGAAAATGCCGCGCGGACCTGCGCTCCCAGGGCGGTTTCATGTGTCCGTCCTATATCGCAACCCGGGAGGAGAAAGACTCCACCCGCGGCCGGGCACGGGTACTCCAGGAGATGCTGAACGGCGGCGTGGTGACCCTGGGCTGGTCCTCGCCGGAAGTGCACGACGCACTCGACCTCTGCCTTAGCTGCAAAGCCTGCGCCAGCGACTGCCCCACCGGCATCGACATGGCCATGTTCAAGTCCGAAACGCTCCACCAGACCTACCGGGGACGGTTACGTCCGCTGAGCCACTACACGCTGGGGCGCCTTCCCCAATGGCTGCGCCTCTCCGCCCCGGTGGCGCCCCTGGTCAACCTCGCCGGGCGCCTTCCGCTGCTGCGGGAGACCATTATGGCGCTGATGGGGGCCGACAGCCGCAGGTCCTTTCCGCAGCTGCCCCGTGCCCCGTTCAGGAAGACGAAGGTGGGCCGGAACCGCAGCCATGGCCGGAAGGGAGGACACAAAGTCCTGCTTTGGGTCGATTCATTCTCCGACGCGCTGGCGCCCGAGGTGGCGCGCGACGCCGTCGAAGTCCTCGTGGCCGCCGGCTGCGACGTGGAGATCGCCGGCCCCGGGGCATGCTGCGGACTGACGCTCATCTCCACAGGACAGCTGACGGCCGCGAAAGCGAAGCTCCGCGCGACGGTAGACCTCCTCCTGCCGCATACCAAGGCCGGCCGGACGGTGGTTGGGCTCGAACCCAGCTGCACGGCGACGCTGCGCTCGGACCTGGTGGAACTCCTGGCCGGCGATCCCCGCGCCGCGCAAGTGTCAGCCGCCGTGAAAACTGTCGCTGAATTCCTGGCCGGGATCGACTGGACTCCGCCGCCCGCCGCGGAAAGGCTCCTCGTCCAGCCGCACTGCCACCACTACGCGGTGATGGGCTACGCGGCCGATGAGGCCCTGCTGGCAGCCATGGGATGCGACGTGGAAACGTCTGCCGGCTGCTGCGGGCTGGCCGGCAACTTTGGCATGGAAAAGGGGCACTACGACGTGTCCGAGAACATCGCGCGACGGGGGATTCTCGCCAAAGCAGAGTCCTTGCCCGATTACGGCATCATGGCCGACGGCTTTTCCTGCCGCACCCAGGTCCGCGACCTGGCCGGACTGGAGAGCCGGCACCTGGTCCAAGTCATCGCGGACGCCCTGCGCGCCACTAGAATTCAGGTGTGA
- a CDS encoding GntR family transcriptional regulator, protein MSEDAAKEFRRPPTAQAFVLTELRRAIIAGDFLPGQPLRQNTLAERFGVSRVPVREAFKVLESEGQVVYEPHRGHKVASLSLADLLEVYRLRQLLESEAARVAVKNRSDGVLAAMRVAATDVETASAAGDLLKMTEANRRFHFELLAAARMPRLERIVQVLWDATEAYRFVYYGSEHNRATVEREHARIIEAYADSDAELLIGLLDEHREHAVDALRTFLDAPGRR, encoded by the coding sequence ATGAGCGAGGACGCCGCGAAAGAGTTTAGGCGCCCTCCCACTGCGCAGGCTTTCGTCCTTACCGAGCTGCGGCGCGCAATCATCGCTGGGGATTTCCTTCCCGGACAGCCGCTCCGCCAAAACACGCTCGCCGAGCGGTTCGGCGTCAGCAGGGTTCCCGTCCGCGAGGCATTCAAGGTCCTTGAAAGTGAGGGCCAGGTGGTCTACGAGCCCCACCGCGGCCACAAAGTGGCCAGCCTGTCGCTCGCGGACCTTTTGGAGGTCTACCGGCTCAGGCAACTGCTCGAATCAGAGGCTGCACGGGTTGCCGTCAAAAACCGGAGCGACGGCGTACTTGCGGCGATGAGGGTGGCCGCCACTGACGTTGAAACGGCCAGCGCGGCCGGCGATCTGCTCAAGATGACAGAGGCGAACCGCCGGTTCCACTTCGAACTGTTGGCAGCGGCGCGCATGCCCCGCCTGGAACGGATCGTCCAGGTCCTGTGGGACGCGACCGAGGCTTACCGGTTCGTCTACTACGGGTCTGAACATAACCGGGCCACAGTGGAGCGCGAACACGCCCGCATTATCGAGGCTTATGCGGACTCGGACGCGGAGCTGCTTATCGGGCTGCTGGACGAGCACCGTGAGCACGCAGTGGATGCCCTCCGGACATTCCTGGACGCCCCCGGCCGCCGATAA
- a CDS encoding SDR family oxidoreductase — protein MASVNDWLGLNGARVLVAGAGGIGSACIEEFMAAGANVLAVDRDQARLAALGEGVVTEQVDLTSTAGCEDAVAAARERLGGLDVLVHSVGINRRTPILDTEDEDWSRILEINLTSAFKLGRAAGRVMVQAGFGRQIYCSSVSSILAHPDHGPYAASKGGINQLVRVMAREWASSGVTVNAIAPGYVDTELTKAHLDQPGVRRHYTSMVPAGRLGTVHDLTGPVVYLASRQAAFVTGHVLYVDGGRTLV, from the coding sequence GTGGCGTCCGTGAATGACTGGCTCGGATTGAACGGTGCCCGCGTTCTGGTGGCAGGCGCCGGCGGAATCGGGAGCGCCTGCATCGAGGAATTCATGGCAGCCGGGGCGAACGTGCTCGCGGTTGACCGTGACCAGGCCCGGCTGGCTGCGCTTGGTGAGGGCGTCGTAACCGAACAGGTTGACCTCACTTCCACGGCCGGCTGCGAGGACGCCGTCGCCGCGGCCCGGGAACGGCTCGGCGGACTGGACGTTCTGGTGCACTCCGTCGGCATCAACCGTCGGACCCCGATCCTCGACACTGAGGATGAGGACTGGAGCCGCATCCTCGAGATCAACCTCACCAGCGCCTTCAAGCTGGGCCGTGCAGCCGGCCGCGTCATGGTCCAGGCCGGCTTCGGGCGCCAGATCTACTGCTCATCGGTCTCAAGTATCCTGGCGCACCCCGACCACGGTCCCTACGCAGCCAGCAAGGGCGGCATCAACCAACTGGTCCGGGTCATGGCCCGCGAATGGGCCTCCAGCGGAGTCACGGTAAACGCCATCGCCCCAGGCTACGTGGACACGGAACTTACCAAGGCGCATCTGGACCAACCCGGAGTGCGCCGCCACTATACCTCGATGGTCCCTGCCGGACGGCTCGGAACGGTCCACGACCTTACCGGTCCTGTTGTCTATTTGGCGTCCCGCCAGGCGGCGTTCGTCACCGGTCACGTCCTGTACGTGGACGGGGGAAGGACCCTTGTCTAA
- a CDS encoding carboxymuconolactone decarboxylase family protein, translating to MSKSVHEEVSPAAPRGGRFPLLAPPELSDQQRDLYVAIAGPPRGNGPFSIVDEGGCLTGPFNALLYSPAIGSAVQALGAVLRFGGSLPDRTRELVICAVAAELESAYEWYAHSRVATTVGVNATELQKLHDGESPDTLSADEGAALGLALALLRGTAVGEDVHAAALEHFGHSGITELSVLVGYYRLLAGILAAGDVPVPPAATGEPRTRPAHLHSANTIITTQGEQP from the coding sequence TTGTCTAAATCGGTCCACGAGGAAGTCAGCCCCGCCGCACCCCGGGGCGGCCGCTTTCCCCTCCTCGCCCCGCCTGAACTCTCGGACCAGCAGCGCGACTTGTACGTCGCCATCGCAGGCCCGCCGAGGGGAAATGGGCCATTTTCCATCGTCGACGAAGGCGGCTGCCTTACCGGCCCCTTCAACGCGCTGTTGTACTCGCCCGCCATCGGAAGCGCGGTGCAGGCCTTGGGCGCCGTCCTGCGCTTCGGCGGATCACTGCCGGACCGCACACGGGAGCTGGTCATCTGCGCCGTCGCCGCGGAACTGGAATCCGCCTACGAATGGTACGCGCACAGCCGGGTCGCCACGACTGTGGGCGTCAACGCCACCGAACTGCAAAAGCTGCACGACGGCGAATCCCCGGACACGCTGTCGGCGGACGAAGGCGCGGCGCTGGGCCTGGCGCTTGCCCTGCTGCGGGGCACCGCCGTCGGCGAGGACGTCCATGCGGCGGCCCTCGAACACTTCGGACACAGCGGCATCACGGAGCTTTCGGTGCTGGTGGGCTACTACCGCCTGCTGGCAGGCATCCTCGCCGCCGGCGATGTTCCCGTTCCGCCAGCGGCCACCGGAGAACCGCGCACAAGACCGGCCCACCTTCATTCAGCCAACACCATCATCACTACCCAGGGAGAACAACCATGA
- a CDS encoding TAXI family TRAP transporter solute-binding subunit: protein MTAMTTPARRRVHRLWAAAALVPAIFLTACGSPAPSGGGGGGGGAAGEGGTLSIATGGTGGVYYPLGGGFATVIRDNVKGYDATVQETNASVDNMLLLDNGSAQLAFSVGDVVSDAVKGEGEFKGKPLELCSLGNIYNNFMQAVTVNDKGIKNVKDMAGKVISVGAPSSATEVGALRVLEAAGIDPTSGIQRRQLGAAETVAALRDGTIDAGFWSGGLPTGALIDLAGDGDMKLLPIGEYADPLAQKYGAYYVKKDIPANTYEGQTEAVPAIASPNILVASKKMDQKLQQDITTALFDNKEALVKVHPAAGEMDKATAGTVPFVETCPGAKAYFDKAGS, encoded by the coding sequence ATGACCGCAATGACAACTCCGGCCCGGAGACGCGTGCACCGCCTCTGGGCGGCAGCAGCGCTTGTACCGGCAATTTTCCTGACCGCCTGCGGCAGCCCCGCTCCCAGCGGCGGCGGGGGTGGAGGCGGTGGTGCGGCCGGCGAGGGCGGCACGTTGTCCATCGCCACGGGCGGCACCGGCGGGGTCTACTATCCGCTGGGCGGCGGCTTCGCCACCGTGATCCGGGACAACGTCAAGGGCTATGACGCCACTGTGCAGGAAACGAACGCTTCCGTGGACAACATGCTGCTGCTCGATAACGGCTCCGCCCAGCTCGCCTTCTCCGTGGGTGATGTGGTGTCCGATGCCGTCAAGGGCGAGGGTGAATTCAAGGGAAAACCCCTGGAGCTTTGCTCTCTGGGCAACATCTACAACAACTTCATGCAGGCCGTCACCGTTAACGACAAGGGGATCAAGAACGTCAAGGACATGGCGGGCAAGGTCATCTCGGTCGGCGCACCAAGCTCCGCTACCGAGGTTGGGGCGCTGCGCGTCCTCGAGGCCGCCGGAATTGATCCGACCTCCGGCATCCAGCGCCGCCAGCTCGGAGCGGCGGAGACCGTCGCCGCCCTGCGCGACGGAACGATCGACGCCGGATTCTGGTCCGGAGGGCTGCCCACCGGCGCGCTGATTGACCTGGCCGGCGACGGCGACATGAAGCTGCTTCCGATCGGTGAGTACGCGGACCCGCTCGCGCAGAAATACGGGGCCTACTACGTGAAGAAGGACATCCCTGCCAACACCTATGAAGGCCAGACCGAGGCCGTCCCGGCGATCGCCTCGCCGAACATCCTGGTGGCGAGCAAGAAGATGGATCAGAAGTTGCAGCAGGACATCACCACCGCCCTCTTTGACAACAAAGAGGCGCTGGTCAAGGTCCATCCCGCAGCCGGCGAAATGGATAAGGCCACAGCAGGGACAGTTCCCTTCGTGGAGACCTGCCCAGGTGCGAAGGCCTACTTCGACAAGGCCGGAAGCTAG